The Saccharomonospora cyanea NA-134 genome includes a region encoding these proteins:
- a CDS encoding response regulator, which produces MISVLVVEDDPVAADAHREYVERVAGFTVAGVVHSGGAAVRFCERHRVDLVLLDFYLPDTHGLAVCRALRAMGAPVDVIAVTSARDLSVVRGAVSAGVVQYLLKPFTFAALRDKLASYARFRERVARPGQASGQADIDRVLATLRPSGQGPLPKGMSTATLDAVTAVLAGSGEGLSAAAVAEATGVARVTARRYLEYLADHGIARRRPHYGTVGRPEVRYVPVGDSGGQSGDGLGRSSETP; this is translated from the coding sequence ATGATCAGTGTGCTCGTGGTCGAGGACGACCCGGTGGCAGCCGACGCGCATCGGGAGTACGTCGAACGGGTCGCGGGTTTCACGGTGGCGGGCGTCGTGCACTCGGGCGGGGCGGCCGTGCGGTTCTGCGAACGGCACCGCGTCGACCTGGTGCTGCTCGACTTCTACCTGCCCGACACGCACGGCCTGGCCGTGTGCCGGGCGCTGCGCGCCATGGGCGCTCCGGTGGACGTGATCGCGGTGACGTCGGCGCGGGACCTGTCTGTCGTGCGCGGAGCGGTGTCCGCCGGAGTGGTGCAGTACCTGCTGAAGCCGTTCACCTTCGCGGCGCTGCGCGACAAGCTCGCCAGCTACGCGCGGTTCCGCGAACGCGTGGCGCGGCCCGGACAGGCCAGCGGTCAGGCGGACATCGACCGTGTCCTCGCGACCCTGCGTCCCTCAGGGCAGGGGCCGTTGCCCAAGGGAATGAGCACCGCGACCCTCGACGCGGTCACCGCCGTTCTCGCCGGCTCGGGAGAGGGGTTGTCGGCCGCCGCCGTCGCGGAGGCCACCGGTGTAGCCCGCGTCACCGCTCGCCGCTATCTTGAGTACCTTGCCGATCATGGGATCGCCCGCCGTCGCCCGCACTACGGGACGGTCGGGCGGCCGGAGGTCCGCTACGTGCCCGTCGGGGACTCCGGTGGGCAAAGCGGTGACGGGCTCGGGCGGTCGTCCGAGACGCCGTAG
- a CDS encoding DUF1844 domain-containing protein, protein MQDDSFNASGPGSDSPDSPDSQNVRELHAIPSVEVISRAAVMLMSAAAERLGLADDDPDASPLRDLDEARRLITALAGLVTASGEYLGLHAAPLRDGLQSLQKAFREASAVPDAPGQGPGEKYTGPVY, encoded by the coding sequence GTGCAAGACGACTCATTCAACGCTTCCGGGCCTGGTAGTGATTCCCCTGACTCCCCGGATTCCCAAAACGTCCGCGAACTGCACGCCATCCCGAGCGTGGAGGTCATCAGCAGGGCCGCCGTGATGCTGATGTCCGCTGCGGCGGAACGACTCGGACTCGCCGACGACGACCCCGACGCCAGTCCTCTCCGGGATCTGGACGAGGCGAGGCGGCTCATCACGGCGTTGGCCGGTCTGGTGACCGCGTCGGGTGAGTACCTGGGGCTGCACGCGGCCCCGCTGCGCGACGGGCTCCAGTCGCTCCAGAAGGCCTTCCGGGAGGCCTCGGCCGTACCGGACGCGCCGGGCCAGGGACCGGGCGAGAAGTACACCGGCCCGGTGTACTGA
- a CDS encoding TrmH family RNA methyltransferase, producing the protein MSTTPQRPGDVPFTHRTPRVVAARRLTRRSAREETGRFLAEGAQAVREALRYGRVHELFVTEDAAQRYPELVADAPAVSTITGRAAELLSETVTPQGIVAVCDTVTVDVRAALSGSPRLVAVLVDIADPGNAGTVLRVADAAGADAVVFAGRCVDVHNGKCVRASTGSLFHLPVATEPDVDRVLEACGHAGLTTVAADGYAEADLTTTGELDRPTAWLFGNEAHGLRDDVLAKSDSAVRVPLYGRAESLNLATAAAVCLYASAVRQHS; encoded by the coding sequence CTGAGCACCACACCTCAGCGACCCGGGGATGTCCCGTTCACCCACAGGACACCCCGGGTCGTTGCTGCGCGACGCCTGACGCGGCGGTCGGCCCGTGAGGAGACGGGCCGTTTCCTCGCCGAGGGAGCCCAGGCGGTGAGAGAGGCGCTGCGTTACGGCCGCGTACACGAACTGTTCGTCACCGAGGATGCGGCGCAGCGGTATCCCGAACTCGTGGCCGATGCTCCAGCGGTCTCGACGATCACCGGCCGCGCGGCGGAGTTGCTGTCCGAGACGGTGACACCGCAGGGCATCGTGGCAGTGTGCGACACGGTCACGGTCGATGTCCGCGCCGCGTTGTCGGGCAGTCCGCGCCTGGTGGCCGTGTTGGTGGACATCGCCGATCCCGGCAACGCGGGAACCGTACTGAGGGTGGCCGACGCCGCCGGTGCCGATGCTGTGGTCTTCGCCGGACGCTGTGTCGACGTGCACAACGGCAAATGCGTGCGAGCCTCGACCGGCAGTCTCTTCCACCTGCCGGTGGCGACCGAACCGGACGTCGATCGGGTCCTCGAGGCGTGTGGCCACGCAGGATTGACCACGGTGGCAGCCGACGGCTACGCCGAAGCGGACCTGACGACGACCGGCGAGCTGGATCGGCCGACCGCGTGGCTCTTCGGCAACGAGGCGCACGGCCTCCGCGACGACGTGCTCGCGAAAAGCGACAGCGCGGTGCGGGTTCCGTTGTACGGCAGGGCAGAGAGCCTCAATCTCGCTACGGCCGCGGCCGTGTGCCTCTACGCCAGCGCTGTTCGGCAGCATTCCTGA
- the infC gene encoding translation initiation factor IF-3: MWAPGRDSSNDRHLDQGGPISSETRINERIRVPEVRLVGPNGEQVGIVRIEDALRLAQEADLDLVEVAPQARPPVAKLMDYGKFKYESAQKARESRRNQQLTVIKEQKLRPKIDPHDYETKKGHVSRFLEAGNKVKVTIMFRGREQSRPELGFRLLQRLADDVSELGFIESKPKQDGRNMIMVLAPHKNAKAKSKATKNAGSDES; the protein is encoded by the coding sequence ATGTGGGCACCAGGTCGAGACAGCAGCAATGACCGGCACTTGGACCAAGGAGGCCCCATCAGCTCCGAGACGCGCATCAACGAGCGCATCCGTGTCCCCGAGGTACGCCTCGTGGGACCGAACGGTGAGCAGGTCGGCATCGTCCGTATCGAGGACGCGCTGAGGCTCGCCCAGGAGGCAGACCTCGATCTCGTCGAGGTGGCCCCGCAGGCACGCCCGCCGGTGGCGAAGCTCATGGACTACGGCAAGTTCAAGTACGAGAGTGCTCAGAAGGCCCGTGAGTCCCGCCGCAACCAGCAGCTCACCGTCATCAAGGAACAGAAGCTGCGTCCCAAGATCGATCCGCACGACTACGAGACGAAGAAGGGCCATGTGTCCCGCTTCCTCGAGGCGGGTAACAAGGTCAAGGTGACGATCATGTTCCGCGGGCGTGAGCAGTCGAGGCCGGAGCTCGGGTTCCGCCTGCTGCAGCGACTCGCCGACGACGTGTCCGAGCTGGGCTTCATCGAGTCGAAGCCGAAGCAGGACGGCCGCAACATGATCATGGTTCTGGCGCCGCACAAGAACGCCAAGGCGAAATCGAAGGCGACGAAGAACGCGGGTAGCGACGAGTCGTGA
- the pheS gene encoding phenylalanine--tRNA ligase subunit alpha: MSEALEKQDPESADRVAPETLRAAVDAAKKEFAAAADLESLAAVKPAHFGDQAPLSLARRAIGALPKERKSEAGKLVNQARQEVQAAFDERRAALQAERDERVLREETVDVTLPWDRVPRGARHPVTTIAERVADVFVGMGYEVAEGPELEAEWFNFDALNFGKDHPARRMADTFYAGPEGSNLVLRTHTSPVQARALLHRELPVYVVCPGRTFRTDELDATHTPVFHQVEGLAVDKGLTMAHLRGTLDAFARAMFGEESGTRFRPHFFPFTEPSAEVDVWFPEKKGGPGWVEWGGCGMVNPNVLRACGVDPDVYSGFAFGMGLERTLMFRNGIPDMRDMVEGDVRFSLPFGTEA, from the coding sequence ATGTCCGAAGCCTTGGAGAAGCAAGATCCGGAGTCGGCCGACAGGGTCGCGCCCGAGACGTTGAGGGCGGCTGTCGACGCGGCGAAGAAGGAGTTCGCGGCCGCCGCGGACCTGGAATCCCTGGCTGCGGTGAAGCCCGCGCACTTCGGTGACCAGGCGCCGCTCTCGCTCGCCCGTCGTGCCATCGGAGCGCTGCCCAAGGAGCGGAAGTCCGAGGCGGGCAAGCTGGTCAACCAGGCGCGCCAGGAGGTGCAGGCCGCGTTCGACGAGCGCCGTGCCGCTCTCCAGGCCGAGCGGGACGAGCGGGTGCTGCGCGAGGAGACGGTCGACGTGACGTTGCCGTGGGACCGTGTGCCGCGAGGGGCACGTCACCCCGTCACCACGATCGCGGAGCGTGTCGCCGATGTGTTCGTCGGGATGGGCTACGAGGTCGCCGAGGGCCCGGAACTCGAAGCCGAGTGGTTCAACTTCGACGCGCTGAACTTCGGCAAGGACCACCCGGCGCGCCGTATGGCCGACACGTTCTACGCCGGTCCCGAAGGCTCCAACCTGGTGCTGCGCACTCACACCTCCCCGGTGCAGGCGCGGGCACTGTTGCACCGCGAGTTGCCGGTGTACGTCGTGTGCCCGGGTCGTACGTTCCGCACCGACGAGTTGGACGCCACCCACACGCCTGTGTTCCACCAGGTCGAGGGCCTCGCCGTGGACAAGGGGCTCACGATGGCGCATCTGCGCGGAACTCTCGACGCGTTCGCGAGGGCGATGTTCGGCGAGGAGTCCGGTACGCGCTTCCGCCCGCACTTCTTCCCGTTCACCGAGCCCTCCGCGGAGGTCGACGTGTGGTTCCCCGAGAAGAAGGGTGGCCCGGGCTGGGTCGAGTGGGGCGGCTGCGGCATGGTCAACCCGAACGTGCTGCGCGCGTGCGGCGTCGATCCTGACGTCTACTCGGGCTTCGCCTTCGGCATGGGGTTGGAGCGCACCCTCATGTTCCGCAACGGCATTCCGGACATGCGCGACATGGTGGAGGGGGACGTGAGGTTCTCGCTCCCCTTCGGAACGGAGGCGTGA
- the pheT gene encoding phenylalanine--tRNA ligase subunit beta, which yields MKVPASWLREHLELSEDVTNDDIANAFVNLGIEVEGVESVGEITGPLVIGRVVEIEELTGFKKPIRYCRVDVGATVDPESSEDVDPTKPPTNGVICGATNFVEGDLVVVALPGAVLPGGFAISARKTYGHVSEGMICSARELGIGEDHAGILVLPPGTADPGEDAREVLDLVDTVFELTPTPDLGHALSVRGLARELACAFDVPYGDPANREVPAPEGDAWPVRIEDPEGCRRFVLRRVTNLDAGAPTPWWIQRRLLLAGMRPISLAVDVTNYVMLELGHPLHAFDTASVKGDLVVRRARPGETLTTLDDAERTLDPDDVVIADDSGVVSLAGTMGGASTEIRDDSVDVLLEAAHWDPGAISRTARRHNLFSEAARRFERFTDPELCAVAVEVAARLLRQYGDGSIRPGRTDEGHVEPAEPITMPISLPDRVAGVRFDRGVTVRRLTQIGCKVSVGTADDGTALVTAVPPSWRGDLAQPADLVEEVLRLEGYGTIPSVLPAAPAGRGLTAAQRRRRSVSRALAEAGYVEVLPFPFVSASVWDDFGLPEDDPRRRSVSVLNPLESDKNQLTTTLLPGVLEALQRNIARGFRDVALYHVGQVVLPGPEQAGAPDPGVEQRPSDTELAALEQAVPDQPLHVAVVLAGERRRSGWWGEGEPAMWADAVQAARLVSDVSGVELDIESAEVMPWHPGRCARLSVGGRTIGYAGELHPKVVEQLGLPKRTAVMELDLDAIPVVDRRPAPSISPFPPVLLDVALVVDNEVPAAALAAALREGSGELVEDVSLFDLYEGEQIGAGKRSLAYKLRFRAPDRTLTVEEATKARDAAVALAGERFGAVLRG from the coding sequence ATGAAGGTCCCCGCCAGTTGGCTGAGGGAACACCTGGAACTCAGCGAGGACGTCACCAACGACGACATCGCCAACGCCTTCGTGAACCTGGGTATCGAGGTCGAAGGCGTCGAGTCCGTCGGTGAGATCACGGGTCCGCTCGTCATCGGGCGTGTTGTGGAGATCGAGGAACTCACCGGGTTCAAGAAGCCCATCCGCTACTGCCGGGTTGATGTGGGAGCCACCGTCGATCCCGAGAGCAGTGAGGACGTCGATCCCACCAAACCGCCCACGAACGGCGTCATCTGCGGCGCGACGAACTTCGTGGAGGGCGATCTCGTGGTGGTCGCTCTGCCGGGGGCTGTGCTGCCGGGCGGGTTCGCGATCTCCGCGCGCAAGACGTACGGCCACGTCAGCGAAGGCATGATCTGCTCGGCGCGGGAACTCGGCATCGGCGAGGACCACGCCGGGATCCTCGTGCTGCCGCCGGGTACGGCCGACCCCGGTGAGGACGCGCGTGAGGTGCTGGATCTCGTCGACACGGTCTTCGAGCTGACTCCCACCCCGGACCTCGGCCACGCGTTGTCGGTGCGTGGACTCGCGCGGGAGCTGGCGTGCGCTTTCGACGTGCCCTACGGCGACCCGGCGAACCGGGAGGTGCCCGCACCCGAGGGTGACGCGTGGCCGGTGCGGATCGAGGACCCGGAGGGCTGCCGCCGTTTCGTGTTGCGGAGGGTCACCAACCTCGACGCGGGCGCGCCGACACCGTGGTGGATCCAGCGTCGCCTGTTGTTGGCGGGCATGCGTCCGATCTCACTCGCCGTGGACGTCACGAACTACGTGATGCTGGAGCTCGGCCACCCGTTGCACGCCTTCGACACGGCGTCCGTGAAGGGCGACCTCGTGGTGCGCCGTGCGAGGCCGGGCGAGACGTTGACGACGCTGGACGACGCCGAGCGCACGCTCGACCCGGACGACGTGGTGATCGCGGACGACAGCGGGGTCGTCTCGCTCGCGGGCACCATGGGCGGTGCGAGCACGGAGATCCGCGACGACAGCGTGGACGTGCTGCTGGAGGCCGCGCACTGGGATCCGGGCGCGATCAGCAGGACTGCGCGCAGGCACAACCTGTTCTCGGAAGCGGCGCGCAGGTTCGAACGCTTCACCGACCCCGAACTGTGCGCGGTCGCGGTCGAGGTGGCCGCGCGCCTGCTGCGCCAGTACGGTGACGGCAGCATTCGTCCCGGTCGCACCGACGAGGGGCACGTGGAGCCCGCCGAGCCGATCACCATGCCGATCAGCCTCCCCGATCGGGTCGCCGGGGTGAGGTTCGATCGTGGCGTCACGGTACGCAGACTCACCCAGATCGGTTGCAAGGTCTCGGTGGGAACGGCGGACGACGGCACCGCACTGGTCACCGCCGTGCCGCCGAGCTGGCGTGGCGACCTGGCGCAGCCCGCGGACCTCGTCGAGGAGGTTCTGCGGCTGGAGGGGTACGGCACGATCCCGTCGGTGCTGCCCGCGGCCCCGGCGGGGCGCGGGCTGACGGCGGCGCAGCGTCGGCGGCGGTCGGTCTCGCGTGCGCTCGCCGAGGCCGGCTACGTCGAGGTGCTTCCGTTCCCGTTCGTCTCGGCGTCGGTATGGGACGACTTCGGGCTGCCCGAGGACGATCCGCGCAGACGCTCGGTTTCGGTGCTGAACCCCTTGGAGTCGGACAAGAACCAGCTCACGACCACGCTCCTGCCGGGGGTGTTGGAGGCATTGCAGCGCAACATCGCCCGCGGCTTCCGCGATGTCGCTCTGTACCACGTGGGGCAGGTCGTGCTGCCAGGGCCGGAGCAGGCCGGCGCGCCGGACCCCGGTGTGGAACAGCGCCCGTCCGACACCGAACTCGCCGCTCTGGAGCAGGCGGTCCCCGACCAGCCGCTGCACGTGGCGGTCGTGTTGGCCGGCGAGCGGCGCCGCTCCGGCTGGTGGGGCGAGGGCGAGCCCGCGATGTGGGCGGATGCCGTGCAGGCCGCGCGACTGGTGAGTGACGTCTCCGGTGTGGAGCTCGACATCGAGTCGGCAGAGGTCATGCCGTGGCACCCAGGCCGCTGTGCACGGTTGTCGGTGGGTGGCCGCACCATCGGTTACGCCGGTGAGCTACACCCCAAGGTGGTCGAGCAGCTCGGGCTTCCGAAGCGGACCGCCGTGATGGAGCTCGATCTCGACGCGATTCCAGTGGTGGACCGCAGGCCCGCGCCGTCCATTTCGCCGTTCCCGCCGGTGCTGCTCGATGTGGCGCTCGTCGTCGACAACGAGGTACCTGCTGCGGCGCTGGCGGCGGCTTTGCGGGAGGGCTCGGGCGAGTTGGTGGAGGACGTGTCGTTGTTCGACCTCTACGAGGGCGAGCAGATCGGTGCGGGAAAGAGGTCGCTTGCCTACAAGCTCCGTTTCCGCGCACCCGATCGCACGCTGACCGTCGAGGAGGCCACGAAGGCGCGCGACGCCGCCGTGGCCCTGGCCGGCGAGCGGTTCGGTGCGGTACTGCGGGGCTGA
- a CDS encoding sensor histidine kinase, which produces MRRSSRFGQPGPHGRSWSVARQLLVLQLAVVSVLVLGATALAYLDAAAGVEKKATEEVVSVAVTLADSPDVRQSVRLPDPSSVLQPFAERVRADTGVDFITIMDRDRTRYTHPDPGRIGEPFIGNIEPALHGRPFTETYTGTLGPSVRAVAPVSVDGEVRALVAVGITVEAISTELAQSLPPVLGVAAGVLLVGVVGSVAVSNRLRTQTRGVAPDELSRMFDYYEAILHSVREGLVLVDRDGRVGLYNDAAADLLGLAGDVRGAAVSELGLADALSRTLTAGEQVKDELHVTETRVLLVNTVPVRSRGRAMGNVVTLRDHTELQSLTGELDTVRGFAESLRAQAHESANRLHAVVSLVELGRTEQAVALATAELRTAQELTDRVLGAVSEPVLAALLLGKSSEAAERGVELVITDDTVLDDTSSTIDSRDLITVLGNLVDNAVDAAIETAAERAPTVRVTVRVDDGELVLRVADSGPGVDPGISSRIFRRGWSTKSGGGDAGRGLGLALVGQTVRRLDGTVTVGNTDEGGAVFTVRVPLPAASNHHP; this is translated from the coding sequence ATGCGTCGCTCGTCCCGCTTCGGTCAGCCCGGCCCGCACGGCCGGAGCTGGAGCGTCGCCAGGCAGTTGTTGGTCCTGCAGCTGGCCGTGGTGAGCGTGCTGGTGCTGGGAGCTACCGCGCTCGCCTATCTCGACGCCGCGGCCGGAGTGGAGAAGAAAGCCACCGAGGAGGTCGTTTCGGTGGCGGTCACCCTCGCGGACTCGCCCGACGTACGGCAGTCGGTGAGGCTTCCGGATCCCAGCTCGGTGCTGCAGCCGTTCGCCGAGCGTGTCCGTGCCGACACGGGGGTCGACTTCATCACGATCATGGATCGTGACCGCACCCGGTACACGCATCCGGACCCCGGCCGCATCGGCGAGCCGTTCATCGGCAACATCGAGCCCGCGCTGCACGGGCGCCCGTTCACCGAGACCTACACCGGAACACTCGGTCCGTCGGTACGCGCGGTCGCGCCCGTGTCGGTGGACGGTGAGGTGAGGGCGTTGGTGGCAGTCGGGATAACCGTGGAAGCGATCTCGACGGAGCTCGCGCAGAGCCTGCCGCCCGTGCTGGGCGTCGCCGCCGGGGTACTGCTCGTGGGTGTGGTCGGCAGCGTGGCGGTGAGCAACCGCCTGCGTACGCAGACCCGTGGGGTGGCCCCGGACGAGCTGAGCCGAATGTTCGACTACTACGAGGCCATCCTCCACTCGGTGCGGGAGGGGCTCGTGCTGGTCGATCGGGACGGGCGGGTCGGGCTGTACAACGACGCCGCGGCCGATCTGCTGGGCCTGGCAGGTGACGTACGTGGTGCTGCGGTGTCCGAACTCGGTCTCGCGGACGCGCTCTCCCGCACGTTGACGGCGGGGGAGCAGGTGAAGGACGAGTTGCACGTGACGGAGACCCGGGTACTGCTCGTCAACACCGTTCCGGTGCGGTCGCGGGGACGCGCGATGGGCAACGTGGTGACTTTGCGCGACCACACCGAACTGCAGTCCCTGACGGGTGAGCTGGACACCGTACGCGGATTCGCCGAGTCACTGCGGGCGCAGGCCCACGAGTCGGCCAACCGCCTCCACGCGGTGGTGTCGCTCGTCGAACTCGGTCGCACCGAGCAGGCGGTGGCGTTGGCCACGGCGGAGTTGCGCACGGCGCAGGAGCTCACCGACAGGGTGCTGGGCGCGGTCTCCGAGCCCGTGCTGGCCGCCCTGTTGCTGGGCAAGTCGAGCGAAGCGGCCGAACGCGGAGTGGAACTGGTGATCACGGACGACACCGTCCTCGACGACACGTCCTCGACGATCGACTCACGCGACCTCATCACCGTGCTCGGCAACCTCGTCGACAACGCGGTGGACGCGGCGATCGAGACAGCGGCCGAGCGCGCCCCGACAGTCCGGGTCACGGTACGGGTCGACGACGGGGAACTCGTCCTTCGCGTCGCCGACAGCGGGCCGGGTGTGGACCCCGGGATCAGCTCACGGATCTTCCGCCGTGGCTGGTCGACCAAGTCGGGGGGCGGGGACGCCGGTCGTGGCCTCGGCCTCGCGCTCGTCGGGCAGACCGTGCGCCGTCTCGACGGCACGGTGACTGTCGGCAACACCGACGAGGGTGGCGCTGTGTTCACCGTCCGTGTTCCCCTCCCCGCGGCGTCGAACCACCATCCTTAA
- a CDS encoding SRPBCC family protein encodes MSTTRYRFRTRWWLPADQSAVFAMLADLVGYPRWWPDVRSVRRIDGDTAEVRARSSLPFTLVMLLHRIEEDERRGVLAVGLRGDLRGFLRVEVSRDGLGTGVDVVQEVEARSRLLRVLSPWARPLLRLNHAAMMSRGRAGLMRRLAGGAGGTTRETARR; translated from the coding sequence ATGTCGACGACCCGGTACCGGTTCCGTACGCGGTGGTGGCTTCCTGCCGACCAGAGTGCTGTGTTCGCGATGTTGGCCGACCTCGTCGGCTATCCACGCTGGTGGCCGGACGTGCGTTCGGTCCGGCGGATCGACGGGGACACGGCCGAGGTGCGGGCGCGGTCCAGCCTGCCGTTCACCTTGGTGATGCTGCTGCACCGCATCGAGGAGGACGAGCGAAGAGGCGTGCTCGCGGTCGGCCTCCGCGGTGATCTTCGGGGCTTCCTCCGGGTGGAGGTGTCGCGCGACGGTCTGGGTACCGGCGTGGATGTCGTCCAGGAGGTCGAGGCGCGAAGCCGGCTGCTGCGGGTGCTGTCCCCCTGGGCCCGCCCGCTGCTGCGGCTCAACCACGCGGCCATGATGAGCCGGGGCCGAGCGGGTCTCATGAGGCGTCTCGCGGGTGGCGCCGGAGGGACCACCCGCGAGACGGCGCGTCGATGA
- a CDS encoding cation:dicarboxylate symporter family transporter — MHYLYLAVIAAVVLGVVVGFAAPDVAKELKPLGTGFVDLIKMMISPIIFCTIVLGIGSVAKAASVGKVGLLAVGYFLLMSTFALGIGLVVGNVLHPGEGMELDPEAAAKVQESAGGGEGTVDFLLGIIPETMVSAFTEGSVLQTLLVALLAGFALQKMGPAGQPVLRGIEHIQRLVFRILAMIMWAAPVGAFGAIAAVVGETGWDALRSLAVIMIGFYVTCLLFVFLVLGAVLWLGARVNVFKLLGYLGREFLLIVSTSSSESALPRLIAKMEHLGVSKPVVGITVPTGYSFNLDGTAIYLTMATLFIATAQGSPLGIGEQISLLVFMIIASKGAAGVSGAGIATLAGGLQSHRPELVDGVGFILGIDRFMSEARALTNFAGNAVATVLIGSWTKELDREQLSRVLSGQEPFNEATLVDDHAASSTETDGKQPVHA, encoded by the coding sequence ATGCACTACCTGTACCTGGCTGTGATCGCCGCGGTGGTGCTCGGTGTCGTCGTCGGCTTCGCCGCTCCCGACGTGGCGAAGGAGCTCAAGCCCCTGGGCACCGGCTTCGTCGACCTGATCAAGATGATGATCAGTCCGATCATCTTCTGCACCATCGTGCTCGGCATCGGTTCGGTCGCCAAGGCCGCCAGCGTGGGCAAGGTGGGTCTGCTGGCCGTCGGCTACTTCCTGCTCATGTCCACCTTCGCGCTCGGTATCGGCCTTGTGGTCGGTAACGTTCTGCACCCGGGCGAGGGCATGGAGCTCGACCCCGAGGCCGCGGCGAAGGTGCAGGAGAGCGCCGGGGGCGGTGAGGGAACGGTCGACTTCCTCCTCGGGATCATCCCCGAGACCATGGTCTCGGCCTTCACCGAGGGATCGGTGCTCCAGACCCTGCTCGTGGCCCTGCTCGCCGGGTTCGCCCTGCAGAAGATGGGTCCTGCCGGCCAACCCGTGTTGCGCGGCATCGAGCACATTCAGCGACTCGTGTTCCGCATCCTCGCCATGATCATGTGGGCTGCCCCGGTGGGCGCGTTCGGCGCGATCGCCGCGGTCGTCGGCGAAACCGGCTGGGACGCCCTGCGCAGCCTTGCCGTCATCATGATTGGCTTCTACGTCACCTGCCTGCTGTTCGTCTTCCTCGTGCTCGGGGCCGTGCTGTGGCTCGGCGCGCGGGTCAACGTCTTCAAGCTGCTGGGCTACCTCGGCCGCGAGTTCCTGCTGATCGTGTCGACGTCGTCGTCGGAGTCGGCACTGCCGCGGCTCATCGCGAAGATGGAGCACCTCGGCGTCAGCAAGCCCGTCGTCGGCATCACGGTGCCCACCGGATACTCGTTCAACCTGGACGGCACCGCGATCTACCTGACGATGGCCACTCTGTTCATCGCCACGGCGCAGGGCAGCCCGCTCGGCATCGGCGAACAGATCTCACTGCTGGTGTTCATGATCATCGCGTCGAAGGGCGCGGCCGGAGTCAGTGGCGCGGGTATCGCGACACTCGCGGGTGGTCTCCAGTCGCACCGGCCCGAGCTCGTGGACGGGGTGGGCTTCATCCTCGGCATCGACCGGTTCATGTCGGAGGCCCGGGCGCTCACCAACTTCGCTGGTAACGCCGTCGCCACGGTCCTCATCGGTTCGTGGACGAAGGAACTCGACCGCGAGCAGCTGTCCCGCGTGCTGTCGGGGCAGGAACCGTTCAACGAGGCCACCCTCGTCGACGACCACGCTGCGTCGTCGACCGAAACCGACGGAAAGCAGCCGGTTCACGCCTGA
- the rpmI gene encoding 50S ribosomal protein L35: MPKNKSHSGMSKRVRVTGSGRIRRQQAGRRHLMEKKSSRVTRRLEGTTDVAAQDVRRVKRLLGR; this comes from the coding sequence ATGCCGAAGAACAAGTCCCACAGCGGGATGTCGAAGCGCGTCCGCGTGACGGGCAGCGGCAGGATCCGGCGCCAGCAGGCCGGCCGCAGGCACCTCATGGAGAAGAAGTCGAGCAGGGTGACCCGCAGGCTCGAGGGCACCACCGACGTCGCGGCCCAGGACGTGCGTCGCGTCAAGCGGCTGCTCGGCCGCTGA
- the rplT gene encoding 50S ribosomal protein L20, with the protein MARVKRAVNAQKKRRATLELASGYRGQRSRLYRKAKEQTLHSLNYAYRDRRARKGDFRQLWITRINAAARQNGVTYNRFIQGLKAAGVEVDRKILADLAVNDAAAFASLAEVAKQNLPSDVKKSA; encoded by the coding sequence GTGGCACGCGTCAAGCGGGCGGTCAACGCCCAGAAGAAGCGTCGCGCAACTCTTGAGCTGGCCAGTGGCTACCGTGGCCAGCGTTCGCGCCTGTACCGCAAGGCCAAGGAACAGACGCTCCACTCGCTGAACTACGCCTACCGGGACCGCCGCGCCCGCAAGGGTGACTTCCGCCAGCTGTGGATCACCCGCATCAACGCGGCCGCCCGGCAGAACGGCGTGACCTACAACCGCTTCATCCAGGGCCTCAAGGCCGCCGGTGTGGAGGTCGACCGCAAGATCCTTGCCGACCTCGCGGTGAACGACGCGGCCGCGTTCGCCTCGCTCGCCGAGGTGGCGAAGCAGAACCTGCCCTCCGACGTGAAGAAGTCGGCCTGA
- a CDS encoding RidA family protein, with the protein MSKHAVSTTAAPAPVAAYSQAVRKGNILQLAGQVGVDPATGEVADGGVTGQTRQVFANLRAVLEAAGADLDDVVMMRVYLTDPAHFADFNAVYNELVTEPYPARTTVYVGLPTGLLVEIDALAVLD; encoded by the coding sequence ATGAGCAAGCACGCGGTGAGCACGACCGCGGCGCCGGCACCGGTGGCGGCGTACTCGCAGGCCGTGCGTAAGGGGAACATCCTCCAGCTCGCCGGTCAGGTCGGTGTCGATCCCGCGACGGGCGAAGTCGCCGACGGCGGTGTCACGGGCCAGACCCGGCAGGTGTTCGCCAACCTGCGTGCCGTCCTCGAAGCGGCGGGCGCCGATCTCGACGACGTCGTCATGATGCGCGTCTACCTCACCGACCCCGCGCACTTCGCCGACTTCAACGCCGTCTACAACGAGCTGGTGACCGAGCCGTACCCGGCGAGGACCACGGTGTACGTGGGCCTGCCCACCGGGTTGCTCGTGGAGATCGACGCCTTGGCGGTGCTGGACTGA